A DNA window from Acidimicrobiales bacterium contains the following coding sequences:
- a CDS encoding FliM/FliN family flagellar motor switch protein: MARALSPAARSGTAIEPFDFRRPSKFSREHMRGFEAVHEVFARRVSSGLSHRLRTVVTVSHFSTDQITYEDFQRSMPTPSVVATVDPKTLPGVIIIEMSLQLALAFVDRVLGGTGASVPLRGPTEIEAALVRQLMAPIVDAFEETLEPVKAVEPELESIEFNPRLVQAIQPNDMVLLLTYSVVLNGGAEGLVSVCYPFETIEPVLDRLDRKVRIQGVPVSEGAPSIEPLVPEVMVPISFQLRSASIAAGELATLAPGDVIKTDHRVDEPAIGVVGGDPVLLGRLGRNGRRMAVQISSWRTP, translated from the coding sequence ATGGCTCGAGCACTGAGCCCCGCGGCCCGATCGGGCACCGCTATCGAGCCGTTCGACTTCAGGCGGCCCAGCAAGTTCTCGCGCGAGCACATGCGCGGCTTCGAGGCCGTGCACGAGGTGTTCGCCAGACGGGTCTCCAGTGGCCTCAGCCATCGGTTGCGCACCGTCGTGACCGTGTCGCACTTCTCGACAGACCAGATCACCTATGAAGACTTCCAGCGTTCGATGCCCACGCCGTCCGTGGTCGCGACCGTCGATCCCAAGACCCTTCCGGGCGTCATCATCATCGAGATGAGCCTGCAGTTGGCCCTGGCCTTCGTCGACCGGGTGCTCGGTGGCACCGGCGCGTCGGTTCCTCTGCGCGGGCCCACCGAGATAGAGGCCGCCCTGGTTCGCCAGCTGATGGCTCCCATCGTCGACGCCTTCGAAGAAACCCTCGAGCCGGTCAAGGCCGTCGAGCCCGAGCTGGAGTCGATCGAGTTCAACCCCCGGCTGGTTCAGGCGATTCAGCCCAACGACATGGTTCTGTTGTTGACCTATTCGGTGGTGCTGAACGGCGGCGCCGAGGGGCTGGTCAGCGTTTGTTATCCGTTCGAGACCATCGAGCCGGTTCTCGACCGTCTCGACCGCAAGGTCCGTATCCAGGGCGTGCCCGTCAGCGAGGGCGCACCCAGCATCGAACCCTTGGTGCCCGAGGTCATGGTTCCCATCTCGTTCCAGCTGAGGTCGGCATCGATCGCAGCGGGCGAGCTGGCCACCCTGGCCCCCGGCGATGTCATAAAGACAGACCACCGCGTCGACGAGCCCGCCATTGGTGTGGTCGGTGGTGACCCCGTGCTCTTGGGTCGGCTCGGCCGAAACGGTCGGCGAATGGCCGTCCAGATCTCTAGTTGGAGGACTCCGTGA
- the fliN gene encoding flagellar motor switch protein FliN — protein sequence MKTASTSGLKLRLMLGSLSDALEAIAVFTGLALAGDDGRELDLDDPSLANMIFVQTSGPTGKLIVGVSESLAQAWVVGAGNDPEDADASWRYVSDLCLGSARAFVASMSAGGALVGPVDRATPLEGLGELAQTHRLDGVITSVTSSDETTGSVVWIIPEAEAAEPAEVAQPVEYPELGKGVGSAPASPISFLSDVALEVTVELGRTTMRLKDVLELSEGSVVELDRQVGAYVDVLVNGSLVAAGEVVVIDDVLGVRITSVHDVEGGIV from the coding sequence GTGAAGACTGCTTCGACATCGGGCTTGAAGCTGCGGCTGATGCTCGGATCGCTGAGCGATGCGCTCGAGGCGATCGCCGTTTTCACCGGTCTGGCTCTGGCCGGCGACGACGGGCGTGAACTCGATCTCGACGACCCGTCGCTCGCCAACATGATCTTCGTTCAGACCAGCGGCCCCACGGGCAAGCTGATAGTTGGCGTATCAGAGAGCCTGGCGCAGGCCTGGGTCGTCGGAGCAGGGAACGACCCCGAGGATGCCGACGCTTCATGGCGCTACGTCTCTGACCTCTGTCTCGGTTCTGCACGCGCCTTCGTCGCCTCGATGTCGGCCGGTGGAGCCCTGGTCGGCCCTGTCGACCGGGCAACCCCGCTGGAAGGACTGGGCGAGCTGGCCCAGACCCATCGCCTGGACGGCGTCATCACCAGCGTCACGTCGTCGGACGAAACAACGGGCTCGGTCGTGTGGATCATTCCCGAAGCCGAAGCCGCCGAACCAGCTGAGGTTGCACAGCCCGTCGAGTACCCCGAACTGGGCAAGGGCGTCGGATCGGCTCCGGCGTCGCCGATCTCGTTCCTGTCGGACGTGGCGCTGGAGGTCACGGTCGAACTGGGCCGCACCACCATGCGGCTGAAGGACGTTCTCGAGCTGTCCGAGGGCAGCGTTGTCGAACTCGACCGCCAAGTAGGCGCCTACGTCGACGTGTTGGTCAACGGCAGCCTCGTGGCCGCCGGCGAGGTCGTGGTCATCGACGACGTCCTCGGGGTGCGTATCACCTCGGTTCACGACGTGGAAGGTGGCATCGTCTGA
- a CDS encoding flagellar biosynthetic protein FliO: MLTLEVVLRLVIALAVVVGGLLLVRWWSLRGGPRGRGIDVVARAQLGRSTSVVVVDVAGKRYLLGTAEQSVNLIAELDAGAELGAVVATGPTQDQGAPNGIGEPTGVLSRTRRTPMSNRGETPRIGVLAQLRRMTTRVPQGVRIHGLDD; encoded by the coding sequence ATGCTGACCCTCGAGGTCGTCCTGCGACTGGTGATCGCCCTGGCGGTTGTCGTGGGTGGCCTGCTGCTCGTTCGCTGGTGGAGCCTGCGCGGCGGGCCGCGCGGACGCGGCATCGATGTCGTGGCGCGGGCTCAGCTGGGCCGCTCGACCTCGGTGGTCGTGGTCGACGTGGCGGGCAAGCGCTATCTGCTCGGTACGGCCGAACAGTCGGTCAACCTGATCGCCGAACTCGACGCCGGTGCAGAACTGGGCGCCGTGGTGGCGACCGGGCCGACCCAAGACCAAGGAGCCCCGAACGGAATCGGGGAGCCCACGGGTGTGCTCTCTCGAACGAGACGCACCCCGATGTCCAACAGAGGAGAGACACCACGGATCGGTGTCCTTGCTCAGCTGCGTCGTATGACGACGCGCGTGCCGCAAGGTGTCCGGATCCATGGTCTCGACGACTGA
- the fliP gene encoding flagellar type III secretion system pore protein FliP (The bacterial flagellar biogenesis protein FliP forms a type III secretion system (T3SS)-type pore required for flagellar assembly.) codes for MVSTTDHPSEIPSAAERRATTGRRVALIAVRALVFVAVFVATIAFTSGVAAQEVEPGTAPDSTVVNPPLPDEQPVPNTEPVEPVVRAQPTGPDGESSIQPTQPTEPTEPDVAITIDTQSTGLTQTVVIILLLTIGSIAPSILLLATSFTRFAIVLSLTRNALGTQSVPPTQVLIGLALILTFFVMAPTFSEVNDAAIQPLLNGEIEQGEAFEAGYAPMRDFMLKQTSEDDLRLFLDIRNEELENIEDVSASVLIPAFVLSELRTAFTIGFVIFIPFLVIDIVISSVLMSLGMVMLPPVFVSLPVKLLMFVLVDGWGLIVVSLVSSVNTT; via the coding sequence ATGGTCTCGACGACTGACCACCCGAGCGAGATTCCATCGGCAGCCGAGCGACGGGCGACAACCGGCCGCCGTGTTGCGTTGATAGCGGTGCGCGCCCTTGTGTTCGTTGCCGTGTTCGTGGCCACGATCGCCTTCACGTCGGGTGTTGCCGCCCAGGAGGTCGAGCCCGGTACCGCGCCCGACAGCACGGTCGTGAACCCACCGCTGCCAGACGAGCAGCCCGTTCCCAACACAGAGCCCGTCGAGCCTGTGGTCAGGGCCCAGCCGACCGGTCCAGACGGCGAGAGCTCCATTCAGCCCACCCAGCCGACCGAGCCCACCGAGCCCGACGTCGCCATAACAATCGACACCCAGAGCACCGGCCTCACGCAGACCGTCGTCATCATCTTGTTGCTGACGATTGGTTCGATCGCGCCTTCGATCTTGTTGCTGGCCACCTCGTTCACCCGGTTCGCGATAGTGCTGTCGCTTACCCGCAATGCCTTGGGCACCCAGTCGGTGCCGCCCACGCAGGTGTTGATCGGCCTGGCGCTGATACTGACCTTCTTCGTCATGGCGCCGACCTTCTCCGAGGTCAACGACGCTGCAATCCAGCCACTGTTGAACGGCGAGATCGAGCAGGGCGAGGCCTTCGAGGCCGGCTATGCGCCGATGCGCGACTTCATGCTCAAGCAGACCAGTGAAGACGACCTGAGATTGTTCCTCGACATCCGCAACGAGGAGCTCGAAAACATCGAGGATGTCAGCGCGTCGGTGCTGATTCCGGCGTTCGTGCTGAGCGAACTGCGCACCGCCTTCACCATCGGATTCGTGATCTTCATCCCGTTCCTGGTGATCGACATCGTCATCTCGTCGGTGCTGATGTCGCTCGGCATGGTGATGTTGCCGCCGGTGTTCGTCTCGTTGCCCGTGAAGTTGTTGATGTTCGTGCTGGTCGACGGATGGGGCCTGATCGTCGTATCGCTCGTCTCGTCGGTGAACACGACATAA
- a CDS encoding flagellar biosynthetic protein FliQ: MTDAAAVQIATDALVVAAKLAGPALLVTLVVGVFVSLIQTVTSIQEMTLTFVPKLVGVALIIVLGGGWMLAELTSWVEDLWTSIPKLT, from the coding sequence GTGACAGATGCAGCCGCAGTCCAGATAGCAACAGACGCACTCGTCGTAGCCGCCAAGCTTGCCGGGCCGGCTCTGTTGGTGACCCTGGTGGTCGGCGTGTTCGTCAGCCTCATCCAGACGGTCACCTCCATCCAGGAGATGACCCTGACGTTCGTGCCCAAGCTCGTCGGCGTGGCGTTGATCATCGTTCTCGGCGGCGGCTGGATGCTGGCCGAGCTCACCAGCTGGGTCGAGGATCTCTGGACCTCGATCCCCAAGCTCACCTGA
- a CDS encoding flagellar biosynthetic protein FliR: MTELTVDAESIAGILMAITRVAGVLLGAPQFSRRLPTTGRVALATAVGLFLAVPLPVEAMTLARMISAIVVNLVVGLLLGFASTLILQMFIVAGGLLDLSSGLALSSIFDPLTGRPSTVFERMFDLTAVTMFFILGGPHLLVAGIAGSVAAVPLAEAPQIDSSVADAVVEMVGRFFVAGLEIAMPAMAALFLTEIVFGIAARMMPEANLFLLGLPARVLVAIVGAGVVLLTFPTYVSGGIDEMERMLVGLINSL, translated from the coding sequence GTGACCGAACTCACCGTCGACGCCGAGTCGATCGCTGGAATTCTCATGGCCATCACGCGGGTGGCCGGCGTGCTTCTCGGCGCGCCCCAGTTCTCGCGACGGTTGCCGACGACAGGCCGTGTGGCGCTGGCGACAGCGGTTGGACTCTTCCTAGCCGTACCTCTGCCCGTCGAGGCCATGACCCTGGCCAGGATGATCTCGGCGATCGTGGTCAACCTGGTCGTGGGGTTGTTGCTCGGATTCGCGTCGACCCTGATCTTGCAGATGTTCATCGTTGCCGGTGGCCTGCTGGACCTGTCGTCGGGTCTGGCCCTGTCGTCGATCTTCGATCCCCTGACCGGCAGGCCTTCGACGGTCTTCGAGCGCATGTTCGACCTGACCGCGGTCACCATGTTCTTCATCCTCGGAGGCCCCCATCTGCTGGTTGCCGGCATCGCCGGATCGGTTGCTGCCGTACCGCTGGCAGAAGCTCCTCAGATCGACAGCTCGGTTGCCGATGCCGTGGTGGAGATGGTGGGTCGGTTCTTCGTGGCCGGCCTCGAGATCGCCATGCCGGCCATGGCCGCCCTGTTCCTCACCGAGATCGTTTTTGGCATCGCGGCCAGGATGATGCCCGAGGCAAACCTGTTCCTTTTGGGCCTGCCCGCCCGTGTGCTGGTGGCCATCGTTGGTGCTGGGGTTGTGTTGTTGACGTTTCCGACCTATGTCAGCGGCGGAATCGACGAGATGGAACGCATGCTCGTCGGCCTGATCAACTCGTTGTGA
- a CDS encoding EscU/YscU/HrcU family type III secretion system export apparatus switch protein, whose product MAGPQKDQKTEKPTGRRKRQYRREGRVARSKDVPAALSLVAALILVRTVAPMMFETFRHGMQALLIGSQQGLSAPALTQELPRMLAFGIGPMLILALVMGLVANVGQVGFVYSPQAIKPKWSKISPKNGFSRFAPKKMAWETGHMLLKLGLLLLVLIGPVRDATHHIDTTRGLDQWLVVTIDSLKTLLTRAAALAVIIAVADYAYNKRELMSGMKMTKQEIKDESKQQEGDPLIRGMRRSKARELSRNRMIASVAEADVVLVNPVRLAVALRYRDGDLAPIVVAKGMGVMARRIRSEAYRHGVAVRQDKPLARAIYRRCQVGQMIPPELYEAVAVVLAAVLRARNRRRRPAMVAS is encoded by the coding sequence ATGGCCGGTCCACAGAAGGATCAGAAGACCGAGAAGCCCACGGGCAGGCGCAAGCGCCAGTATCGCCGCGAGGGTCGAGTCGCACGCAGTAAGGACGTTCCTGCGGCGCTTTCTCTGGTCGCGGCCCTGATCCTGGTACGAACGGTCGCGCCGATGATGTTCGAGACCTTCAGGCACGGCATGCAGGCGTTGCTGATCGGGTCGCAACAAGGGCTCAGCGCACCCGCCCTCACCCAGGAACTGCCCAGAATGCTGGCCTTCGGTATCGGCCCGATGCTGATCTTGGCGCTGGTGATGGGATTGGTCGCCAACGTGGGCCAGGTCGGTTTCGTGTACTCGCCCCAAGCGATCAAACCCAAGTGGTCGAAGATCAGTCCCAAGAACGGGTTCTCACGCTTCGCACCCAAGAAGATGGCCTGGGAGACCGGGCACATGCTCTTGAAGCTGGGTTTGTTGCTGTTGGTGCTGATTGGGCCCGTTCGAGATGCCACCCACCACATCGACACCACCAGAGGCCTCGACCAATGGCTCGTGGTCACCATCGATTCGCTGAAGACGTTGCTGACCCGTGCCGCCGCTCTGGCCGTCATCATCGCTGTGGCCGACTACGCGTACAACAAGCGCGAGCTCATGTCCGGCATGAAGATGACCAAGCAGGAAATCAAGGACGAGAGCAAGCAGCAAGAAGGTGATCCGCTGATCAGGGGCATGCGCAGGTCCAAGGCTCGCGAGCTGAGCCGCAACCGCATGATCGCCTCGGTCGCCGAAGCCGACGTGGTGCTTGTGAACCCGGTACGCCTTGCCGTGGCTCTTCGCTATCGAGACGGTGATCTCGCACCGATCGTCGTGGCCAAGGGTATGGGCGTCATGGCCCGCCGCATCAGGAGTGAGGCGTATCGCCACGGCGTGGCCGTGCGCCAGGACAAGCCGCTTGCCCGAGCGATCTATCGCCGCTGCCAAGTCGGTCAGATGATTCCACCCGAACTCTACGAAGCCGTTGCAGTGGTGTTGGCTGCAGTGCTTCGAGCCCGCAACCGTCGCCGTCGGCCCGCCATGGTCGCTTCCTGA
- a CDS encoding flagellar biosynthesis protein FlhA — MNSRTANLMLPMFVLGAIVMMIIPVSPLVLDLFLALNIALGVLLMLTVINLSDTLDLSIFPALLLVMTLVRLALNVSSTRLILLDGYAGKVIATFGSFVVGGSVIVGLVVFLILIVIQFAVVTNGAGRVAEVAARFTLDAMPGKQMAIDADLSSGLIDEAQAREKRERIAKEADFYGAMDGASKFVKGDVLAGVIIVLINLFGGLAMGMLAQGLSVGEAISTYTLLTVGDGLVSQIPAIMTSISAGLLVTRVGGDEDLGAALAQQLLTARKAMRMASYVIGAIALLPGLPWIPFVTVAVTLWILSGRVPTEVVPEPEEEIVVEPGSTEAIIDDMRVEPLELRLSYDVLDLVDPSMGGDLLDRVKALRRQIAMELGIVMPLVRTRDDVGLATSTYAIEVDGAEIATGSAPRGQVLVLPASDSDDLRHLGGIETVEPAFGLKAWWVPESASGQASALGGTVVDRSTAVVTHLAEVVRATADRLLTRQDVQMLVDGLRYDHPILVKDIDNDVVPLGTLHRVLQALLQEGVSIRQLARIVDAVSGTADKPLDDMVSAGRVALGGAIVRSIDPQSRLASITIDPMTEVSLHEALRDIDGERRLVLDPERGNQIVAQINSAVASRISGDPAPAVICAPGLRRPLQRFLAAHGLSLPVLAYPEIPSTVNMTGIAVIGTAPQSPMLEVG, encoded by the coding sequence ATGAACTCTCGTACAGCCAACCTGATGTTGCCGATGTTTGTGCTCGGCGCCATCGTGATGATGATCATCCCGGTGTCGCCGTTGGTGCTGGACCTCTTCCTGGCGTTGAACATCGCACTCGGCGTGCTGCTGATGCTGACGGTGATCAACCTGTCCGACACCCTCGACCTGTCGATCTTCCCGGCGCTGTTGTTGGTGATGACCCTGGTTCGACTGGCCCTGAACGTCTCTTCGACCCGACTGATCCTGCTCGACGGCTACGCCGGCAAGGTCATCGCCACATTCGGCAGCTTCGTCGTGGGTGGCTCGGTGATCGTGGGCCTGGTCGTGTTCTTGATCTTGATCGTCATCCAGTTCGCAGTGGTCACAAACGGTGCGGGCCGCGTAGCCGAGGTCGCCGCCAGGTTCACCCTCGACGCCATGCCGGGCAAGCAGATGGCCATCGACGCCGACCTCAGCTCCGGCCTGATCGACGAGGCTCAGGCCCGCGAGAAGCGCGAGCGCATCGCCAAGGAGGCCGACTTCTACGGAGCCATGGACGGTGCTTCCAAGTTCGTCAAGGGTGACGTCCTGGCCGGTGTGATCATCGTGTTGATCAACCTGTTCGGCGGCCTGGCCATGGGCATGTTGGCCCAGGGTCTCAGCGTCGGCGAAGCCATCTCGACCTACACCCTCTTGACGGTGGGCGATGGCCTGGTCAGCCAGATACCTGCGATCATGACGTCGATCTCGGCAGGCCTTCTGGTCACCAGGGTCGGTGGTGACGAAGATCTGGGCGCGGCCTTGGCCCAGCAGTTGCTGACCGCCAGGAAGGCCATGCGGATGGCCTCCTACGTCATCGGTGCCATCGCCTTGCTGCCCGGCCTTCCGTGGATCCCCTTCGTCACCGTTGCGGTGACCCTGTGGATCTTGAGCGGCAGGGTCCCGACCGAGGTCGTCCCCGAACCAGAGGAAGAAATCGTGGTCGAACCCGGTTCGACCGAGGCCATCATCGACGACATGCGGGTCGAGCCGCTCGAGTTGCGCCTGTCGTACGACGTCCTCGACCTTGTCGACCCGTCCATGGGTGGCGACCTGCTCGACCGGGTCAAGGCGCTTCGTCGTCAGATTGCGATGGAACTGGGCATAGTCATGCCGCTGGTGCGCACCCGCGACGATGTCGGACTGGCGACGTCGACCTACGCCATCGAGGTCGACGGTGCAGAGATCGCCACCGGCAGCGCGCCGAGGGGCCAGGTGCTGGTGCTGCCGGCATCTGACTCCGACGACCTGCGCCATCTGGGCGGCATCGAGACCGTCGAGCCGGCCTTCGGGCTCAAGGCGTGGTGGGTTCCCGAATCGGCCTCGGGGCAGGCCTCGGCGCTGGGTGGCACCGTGGTCGATCGTTCGACGGCGGTCGTCACACACCTGGCCGAAGTCGTGAGGGCCACCGCCGACCGACTGTTGACTCGCCAGGATGTTCAGATGCTGGTCGATGGTCTTCGCTATGACCACCCGATCTTGGTGAAAGACATCGACAACGATGTCGTCCCGCTCGGAACGTTGCATCGGGTACTGCAAGCGCTGCTGCAAGAAGGTGTGTCGATACGTCAGCTCGCACGCATCGTCGACGCGGTCTCTGGCACCGCCGACAAGCCGCTCGACGACATGGTTTCGGCCGGCCGCGTGGCTCTGGGTGGCGCCATTGTCAGGTCGATCGACCCGCAGAGCCGCTTGGCGTCGATAACCATCGATCCGATGACCGAGGTCTCTTTGCACGAGGCCCTGCGCGACATCGACGGCGAGCGCCGGTTGGTCCTGGACCCAGAACGAGGAAACCAGATAGTCGCCCAGATCAACTCCGCCGTGGCCAGCCGCATCTCGGGTGATCCTGCGCCTGCGGTCATCTGTGCACCCGGCCTGAGACGTCCGCTCCAGCGGTTCCTGGCCGCGCACGGCCTGAGCCTGCCGGTGCTTGCCTATCCGGAGATTCCGTCGACAGTGAACATGACGGGTATTGCCGTGATCGGCACGGCGCCGCAGTCTCCGATGCTCGAGGTCGGTTGA